A DNA window from Hordeum vulgare subsp. vulgare chromosome 1H, MorexV3_pseudomolecules_assembly, whole genome shotgun sequence contains the following coding sequences:
- the LOC123417309 gene encoding uncharacterized protein LOC123417309, producing MKAYVNVMMTVVLLIGCLAVTGELGRAEAGRISPDARRADGEASKLSLKFCVHRDCHTKAEPIMTACFCCVGLPDIPCYSERDECKEECPNTNKTPARPASAVGDVRKYQRL from the exons ATGAAGGCGTACGTGAATGTGATGATGACCGTCGTCTTGCTCATCGGATGCCTGGCGGTGACCGGCGAGT TGGGTCGCGCGGAGGCCGGGAGAATCTCTCCAGATGCGCGGCGAGCCGACGGCGAGGCGAGCAAGCTTTCGCTGAAGTTCTGCGTCCATCGGGACTGCCACACCAAGGCTGAACCTATCATGACCGCCTGTTTCTGCTGCGTGGGCTTGCCGGAcataccatgctattctgagCGGGATGAGTGCAAGGAGGAGTGCCCCAACACCAACAAGACACCCGCACGGCCAGCCTCCGCCGTCGGCGACGTACGGAAGTACCAACGTCTATGA